The window ACCCCACAATCCGCAGGTCTTGACCTAAGAGCAAATATAGAAGAGCCAATTACTTTGGGTTATTTGGAAAGGAAATTGATCGGAACAGGTTTATATATTGAATTACCTGAGGGATTTGAAGCACAGATTCGGCCACGTTCAGGACTGGCTTTCAAATATGGGTTGACAGTGCTCAATAGTCCCGGAACAATCGATGCCGATTACAGAGGAGAGATAAAAGTACTTTTGGTGAATTTATCTAAAGAGCCATTTACCATTGAAGATGGAGAAAGAGTCGCCCAAATGATCGTCGCCAAACACGAGCAGATTTCTTGGGAGTCAACCGAAAGCCTTTCTGATACCGAAAGAGGTGCAGGCGGATACGGAAGTACCGGCAAATTATAATTCAAATCCTTTCAAACGCACCATTTCTTCCATATTTACGTTTAAGATTTTGACAAATTGTCTGAGTGAATAAAAGGCATTATGTTTGTAAGTTATAAGGTTCCACAGACTAAATAAAACCCATTCACTTTCAAAAGAAACAAGAGATTTTCAGCCTTCGTAACTGAATCTTTCTCACATATTAAATCAGATCGCGTGAATTCACAAAAGTCAATATTTCTTTTCATCCTCTCCTGCTTCATCCTGTTCAATACAGCGACGGCTCAAAAGAGATTATCTAAAAAAGAAAGAAAGCAAATCATAGAAGAAACTAAAAC is drawn from Belliella baltica DSM 15883 and contains these coding sequences:
- the dut gene encoding dUTP diphosphatase, with product MKVKVINNSKHSLPEYQTPQSAGLDLRANIEEPITLGYLERKLIGTGLYIELPEGFEAQIRPRSGLAFKYGLTVLNSPGTIDADYRGEIKVLLVNLSKEPFTIEDGERVAQMIVAKHEQISWESTESLSDTERGAGGYGSTGKL